The nucleotide sequence GGTCGGCGGCGGCTTCGACACCAACAACGTCGACCCGGAGGACGACAACTACTGCCTGCCGTTCCCCGGCATTCCCAGCACCGCCAGCACGAGGATCCATGTGACCGGGTGCCTCGGCGTCTTCGGAGACAGCGATCTCGACTTCGACGGTGTGTCGTACAACGACCTGGCATGGCCCGGGTCGATCGCGAACCGGACGGTCACTCGGCTGATGGTGCCGACGCCGTTGACGTTCACGAGCCCGACATCGCGTGGCGGCAACTTCAGCCGCGCGGCGTTCGAGACCGACCTGCCGCGGATCGAGGACTTCCGGCCGGACGACCCGTTCGGCGGAGTCAGCGTCAACTGCGAGCGGTTCGCGCGCAACCCGAGCGACCCGAGCCCGGGCGCGCACTGCGTGAACCCGCCGCCACAGTCCCGCGACTACCCGTTCTTCGTCACGGCGCGGGGCAAGAGCGGCAGCTGCGTGTGGAAGGAGGTCGGGGGGACGCACCTGGCCGGCATCCGCAACGCGTTCGGCGGCAGCCCCCGGTCGGAGTTCGGGCCGCTCCTGGCCACGCCGAACCCGACCAACCCGGCGGGCTCGATCACCGTCCGGCTGAACAACTTCCACCGGACGCTGAGCGGCAACCCCTGCCTGGCGTGACCCACTGACAATCGCTCCGGGGGCGGCCGCCGGCCGCTCCCGGAGCCGTTCTCGGCATTCCCGGCACGTCGTTCCGCTGGACCGTTTGCAGTTCCGCCGGCCGGGGGTACCGTGCCGCGCGGTGCGCGCCCGGGCCCGCGCGCGAAGCATCCGAAAAGGGGGAAGCTGTGAGGGCACTTCGAGTGCGGCACGTCGGTCTCTTGGCCGCGGTTGCCGCGGTGCTGGCGTGCCTTGCCGTGCCGGCGAGTGGCGCGGTGACCAGCGGGGCGAAGAGCTCCGCCGTGCTCCGTCACCTGAACCGCATGGCGGCCGCCAAGGCGCACGCCCAGGCGGAGCCGGGCGGCGGCCAAGGCGAGGCGCAGGACGTCGTCGCCCGGGCGGAATACGAGGCGGCGATCGAGTCGGCCCCGACCTTCCGGATGAACGCGAAGCAGCTGCTGGCCGCGCAGAAGGCGGCCGACCGGATGCCTTCGCGGCATGGCAGCTGGCGGCCGTTGACCGACCGGCCCTTCAACGACGACCCGGTTCCCGGGTACGGCCTCGAGCTGTTCTCCAACTGGGGCAGCGGCTACGGCATCGTGAGCGGCCGCATGACCGGACTGGCCGCCAGCGGCAACGCCATCTACGGCAGCGGCGCCGACGGGGGCGTCTGGAAGTCCACCGATCGCGGGCGCCATTGGACCCCCTGGTCGGACGGCCTGCCGCGCCTGGCAACCGGCACGCTCGAGACCAATCCCAAGGACGGATCCGTCTGGGTCGGCCTCGGCGAGGCCAACCAGGCGTTCGAGAACCTGCCGGGCTTTGGCATCTACCGGCTGTCTGCGGGCGCGAGCCACTGGGCGCGTGTGGGCGGCAGCGAGCTGATGAGCCGCTCGGTCTTCCATGTCCGCTTCATCGGGCGGTGGGCCTTCGCAGCCACCGACCACGGCCTCTACCGGCACGTCGCCGCCACCGCCTCCGGACGGTGGCAGCGGGTGATGCATCTCGACCCCAACCCGACGCACTCCCTGTTCCGCACCTCGCCGGTGTCGGACGTCTCGGCCGTGCCCGGCACGAACGGGCACCAGGTGCTCGCCGTCGAGGGCGACCCGGGCAGCGCCAGCGAGCCGGCCACCTCCAGGTTCAACGGCTTCTACCTGTCGCGCCGCAGCGGCGCCTCGGGCACGTTCCACAAGATCACGCCGACCGGCGACATCAAGCCCAACGAGATCGGGCGCACGACGCTGAGCGGCACGTGGAGCAAGGGCCCGCTGTACGCGGTTGTCGAGGACTCGGCGACCGAAGACCTGCTTGGGCAGGGCGTGTTCGTCTCGCGGAACGGCAACCCGGCCGGGCCGTGGAAGCTGATCGCCGACGTGGCGAAGCTCGCCCACTCCGGATCGGTGCTCTCGGATCAGCCCGACCAGTACCACCCGGGCATCCAGTCCTGGTACGACCAGTACGTCCAGATCGACCCGAAGAACCCGAACCACGTCTATCTCGGGCTCGAGGAGATCTTCGAGTCGACGAACGGCGGGGCCAGCTGGCTGGCGATCGGGCCGTACACGGAGTTCGGACGGCCGTGCGCGACCGTCAACCCGTACAACTGCCCGGCGACCACCCATCCCGACCAGCACTCGGTCGCGATCGCGGGCGGGCAGGCCTACTTCGGCAACGACGGCGGGGTGTGGCGTCGGTCGCTCCGCGACCACCGTGCGGCCGGGTGGACGAACCTGAACGCCACGCTGCACACGTTGCAGTACTACTCGGCGGCGTCCGGCCGCATCCCCGGGGGCCGCGGTGACGCCATCTACGGCGGAATGCAGGACAACGGCGCCTCGCTGCTGCTGCCGAACGGCCGGTTCTTCGAGCAGTTCACCGGTGACGGCGGCGACACGCTGACCGATCCCCACAACGCCGCGAACGTCATGAACGAGTACGTCTATCTCGACGTTGCGGTGTCGAACGACTACGGCAAGCACGATGTCGAGGCATCGCCGTCATGCTTCGCGATCGTCGATCCGATCACGCGGTGTGACAACAACCCGCTGTTCATCGCACCGATGGAGCGGGATCCGCTGAACTCACAGCACCTCGTGATCGGCGGCCAGTTCGTGTGGCAGTCCTGGAAGGGCTGGAACACCCGGTGCGCCGGCGACCAGTGCGACTGGAAGATCGCGCACGACGTCGGCACACCCGGCGACACCGAGGCCACGACGGCCCTCGGTGTCCGCGGCCGGACGATCTACGCCGGCTGGTCGGGACAGCTCGACCCGCATCCGGGTCTGCCGTTCACCCGCGGCATCTCGACCAACGCCGGTGGGCGCTGGCACGAGCTGTCGATGCGCGGACTGCCGAACCGGTACATCACCAGCCTGACCGTCGACCCGAGGAACGCGAAGCACGTCTACATGACGTTCGGCGGGTTCTTCGCGACGCTCTTCCCGACGGGCAGGTACGGCCATGTCTGGGAGACGACGAACGGCGGCCGCACGTGGCACAACATCAGCGGCAACCTGCCGAACGCGCCGCTGCACAAGCTGGTGCTGTGGCACGGCAAGCTGGTCGTCGGCGGTGACGTGGGCGTGTTCGCGGCCGGCGCGCACGGCGGTGCCTGGCACCGCATGGGCGGCAACCTGCCGCGCGTGACCGTCTGGGATCTGGACGTCGCGCCCGGTGGCAGCTACCTGATCGCAGCCACCCACGGCCGCGGTCAGTGGGCCTTCCGCCGGTAGCACGCTAGGCAACGGGGGCGGGCCATGGCGGCCCGCCCCCGTGTACCGCCAGGTGGGCGGGTGTACCCTTCCCGCCACCATGGCGGCGCCACCTCCGTCAGAGCAGAGTCCCCCGCAGCGCCGGCCACCCGGCCCTCCGCGGCCGCCCGCGTCGCCGCGCTTCCGGATCCACCCGGGGTGGATCCTGATCGGGATCGTCCTGCTCGCCGTGAACTACTGGGCCGGAACGAACGCGACCGAGCCGCCGCAGCGGGTGCGCGTGCCGTACAGCCCGTTCTTCCTGACCCAGGTGCGCGCGGGAAACGTCGCGGAGATCACATCGAAGGGCACGGCCGTCCAGGGATCGTTCCAGAAGCCGACCAGCTACGACCACGCCAAGCCGACCACCCGGTTCGAGACCGAGATCCCGACGTTCGCGAACACGGATGCGCTGTCGCAGCTGCTCGCCTCGAACAACGTCGTGCAGAACGCGGAGCCGCTGGAGACGGGGCCGCCCTGGTGGGAGTCGCTGCTCGTCGGCTTCGGGCCGACGCTGCTCTTCCTGGGGCTGCTGTTCCTGCTGCTGCGCCGGGCCGGAAGCGCGCAGAGCGCGCTCGGCAACTTCGGCCGCTCGCGCGCACGGCGCTACGAGGCGGGCGGAGACCGCGTCACCTTCGCGGATGTTGCCGGCATCGACGAGGCGAAGGCGGAGCTGACAGAGGTGGTCGACTTCCTCCGGGAGCCGCAGAAGTACCAGCGGCTGGGCGGACGTGTCCCGCACGGGGTGCTGCTGTCGGGACCGCCGGGCACCGGCAAGACGTTGCTGGCCCGAGCGGTCGCGGGCGAGGCCGAGGCCCCGTTCTTCTCGATGGCGGCGTCCGAGTTCGTGGAGGCGATCGTCGGCGTCGGCGCCGCCCGCGTCCGCGACCTGTTCGCGCAGGCCAAGCAGGCCGCGCCGGCGATCGTGTTCATCGACGAGCTGGACGCGATCGGTCGCTCGCGCACGGGGGGCATCGCCGGCTACAGCGGTGGCAACGACGAGCGCGAGCAGACGCTGAACCAGATCCTGACCGAGATGGACGGGTTCGACTCGTCCACGGGCGTGATCGTGATCGCCGCGACCAACCGTCCCGAGATCCTCGACCAGGCGCTACTGCGTCCCGGCCGATTCGACCGTCGCGTCGCCGTGCAGCCGCCCGACCGGAACGGCCGCCGGCAGATCCTCGAGGTGCACACCCGCGGCATCCCGCTCGCGCAGAACGTCGATCTGGGGCGGATCGCGGCCACCACCCCCGGCATGGTCGGCGCCGACCTCGCCAACCTCGTGAACGAGGCGGCGCTGCTGGCCGCGCGGCGCGCGCACGAACGCGTGGAGGAGTCGGACTTCAGCGACTCGCTCGAGCGGATCGTGCTGGGCGCCGAGCGCCAGGTGATGATGAGCGAGGACGACCGGCGCCGGACGGCGTACCACGAGGCGGGCCATGCCGTGGTCGGCATGCTGACGCCAGGGGCCGATCCGGTGCGCAAGATCTCGATCATCCCCCGCGGCCCGGCGCTCGGGGTGACGTTCGCCGCGCCGGACGCCGACCGCTTCAACTACGAGTACGCAGAGCTGGTCGCCAGGATCGACGTCGCGCTCGGCGGTCGGGTCGCGGAGCAGACGGTGTTCG is from Gaiellales bacterium and encodes:
- the ftsH gene encoding ATP-dependent zinc metalloprotease FtsH yields the protein MAAPPPSEQSPPQRRPPGPPRPPASPRFRIHPGWILIGIVLLAVNYWAGTNATEPPQRVRVPYSPFFLTQVRAGNVAEITSKGTAVQGSFQKPTSYDHAKPTTRFETEIPTFANTDALSQLLASNNVVQNAEPLETGPPWWESLLVGFGPTLLFLGLLFLLLRRAGSAQSALGNFGRSRARRYEAGGDRVTFADVAGIDEAKAELTEVVDFLREPQKYQRLGGRVPHGVLLSGPPGTGKTLLARAVAGEAEAPFFSMAASEFVEAIVGVGAARVRDLFAQAKQAAPAIVFIDELDAIGRSRTGGIAGYSGGNDEREQTLNQILTEMDGFDSSTGVIVIAATNRPEILDQALLRPGRFDRRVAVQPPDRNGRRQILEVHTRGIPLAQNVDLGRIAATTPGMVGADLANLVNEAALLAARRAHERVEESDFSDSLERIVLGAERQVMMSEDDRRRTAYHEAGHAVVGMLTPGADPVRKISIIPRGPALGVTFAAPDADRFNYEYAELVARIDVALGGRVAEQTVFGEITTGAESDIEQLTDLARHMVGRWGMSEAIGPLAVIARDGQSGPLFPGAAEVSDDTHRLVDEEVRRIVEDAHIRVSGLLQRERGRLDSLASALLEHETLDQDDAYAAAGVTAARAEDGRKAREAAAAAAARVVTDGG